Proteins encoded in a region of the Mucispirillum schaedleri ASF457 genome:
- the mgtE gene encoding magnesium transporter: MLDSKERIKLENVKKLIRRNAKVPLEKLLNKLHPADLALIITNLSDLDRKKIWSFIEDRSKIAKIILEMQDVDIVNIIEELSPQEAATLLSEMDSDDASYVLRIISKEKQYSLLQYISKDELIDVEELLNYPEDSAGSMMNTSAFALHMDTSVKDATKLLHKAEDLEMVFYLYVVDGENRLTGVLSLRQLILNPPEKKLSDIMIRDVISVSVTDNQEYVADLVEKYDFLALPVVDEQHKLCGIITIDDVIDIIKDQASEDIYAMAGLTQNDMMFDKSPYKVASTRLPWLLITFIGEIIAGLVVTFFQGKITDFAILVTFMPIVMAMGGNVGSQSATVIIQGAALGKIDTSKWSRVILKELTVGALMGIVIGLLLGIVAPLWEGDAQLGIIVGVAIFSAMLFASLTGSMVPITLMKLKFDPAIASAPFITALNDITGLTIYFLISMILLMIM, from the coding sequence ATGTTAGATTCAAAAGAGCGTATCAAATTAGAAAATGTAAAAAAACTTATACGCCGTAATGCAAAAGTTCCTTTAGAAAAACTCCTTAATAAACTTCATCCTGCAGATTTAGCATTAATTATTACTAACTTATCAGATTTAGACAGGAAAAAAATATGGTCTTTTATTGAAGACCGTTCAAAAATAGCAAAGATTATTCTTGAAATGCAGGATGTGGATATAGTTAATATTATAGAAGAATTAAGTCCACAGGAAGCTGCGACATTACTTTCTGAAATGGATAGTGATGATGCATCTTATGTACTTCGTATTATATCAAAAGAGAAACAGTATAGTTTACTGCAGTATATATCAAAAGATGAATTAATAGATGTGGAAGAACTTCTAAACTATCCAGAAGACAGTGCAGGCTCAATGATGAATACATCTGCCTTTGCTTTGCATATGGATACTTCTGTTAAAGATGCTACTAAACTTTTACATAAAGCAGAAGATTTAGAAATGGTTTTTTATCTTTATGTTGTAGATGGAGAAAACAGACTTACAGGTGTTCTTTCATTAAGGCAGCTTATACTTAACCCGCCTGAAAAAAAATTATCAGACATAATGATAAGAGATGTTATATCAGTTTCTGTTACAGATAATCAGGAATATGTGGCAGATTTAGTTGAAAAATATGACTTTTTAGCTCTTCCTGTTGTAGATGAACAGCATAAACTATGCGGTATAATCACTATTGACGATGTTATAGATATTATTAAAGACCAAGCCTCAGAAGATATTTATGCTATGGCAGGTTTAACACAAAATGATATGATGTTTGATAAAAGCCCATATAAAGTTGCAAGCACTCGTCTACCATGGCTTTTAATTACATTTATTGGTGAAATAATTGCAGGGCTTGTAGTAACATTTTTTCAAGGTAAAATTACAGATTTTGCAATATTAGTTACTTTTATGCCTATAGTTATGGCAATGGGTGGTAATGTTGGCAGCCAGTCTGCTACGGTTATCATCCAAGGTGCTGCATTAGGAAAAATAGATACAAGTAAATGGAGCAGGGTAATTTTAAAAGAATTAACTGTTGGTGCTTTAATGGGTATAGTTATAGGTCTGCTTTTAGGAATAGTTGCACCATTATGGGAAGGAGATGCTCAGCTTGGAATAATTGTTGGTGTTGCTATATTTTCTGCCATGCTTTTTGCATCTTTAACAGGCTCTATGGTGCCTATTACCTTAATGAAACTAAAATTTGACCCAGCTATTGCATCAGCACCATTTATTACAGCTTTAAATGATATTACAGGGCTTACAATCTACTTTTTAATATCTATGATACTGCTTATGATAATGTAA
- the recO gene encoding DNA repair protein RecO: MERVLSEGIIYKISKYADNSAIASAYTYGYGRIKLFMPKAYSSKGGVQTFIPGEIDFLKKDTSELNKFYNFRPDTTYMEYASIPAISLRLSLYFDIFDKFYELEQSDTVIWTILKKYKTSDYSKINLFSIYALMKNTGYMFNFNVCSSCGAKILEQGALNNGLYFCHKCAPENSFFTESYVNTILRAFSNQELYKNIKMNKYDELSVLDLFAYHIENVTGSFLKSYKLFKELIITI, translated from the coding sequence ATGGAAAGAGTTTTATCAGAAGGTATTATTTATAAAATCAGTAAATATGCAGATAATTCTGCAATAGCTTCTGCTTATACTTATGGTTATGGCAGAATAAAACTTTTTATGCCAAAAGCATATTCAAGCAAAGGTGGAGTGCAGACTTTTATCCCTGGTGAAATTGATTTTTTGAAAAAAGATACATCAGAGTTAAATAAGTTTTATAATTTTCGCCCAGATACAACTTATATGGAGTATGCTTCAATACCAGCTATTTCTCTGCGTTTAAGCCTGTATTTTGATATTTTTGATAAATTTTATGAGCTTGAACAGTCAGATACTGTTATTTGGACTATTTTAAAAAAATATAAAACTTCAGATTACAGTAAAATAAATCTATTCAGTATATATGCACTTATGAAAAATACAGGGTATATGTTTAATTTTAATGTATGCAGCAGCTGTGGTGCAAAAATATTAGAGCAGGGTGCATTAAATAATGGACTTTATTTCTGTCATAAATGTGCTCCAGAAAATTCATTTTTTACAGAAAGTTATGTTAATACAATATTGCGAGCTTTTTCTAACCAAGAATTATATAAAAATATAAAGATGAATAAGTATGATGAATTATCTGTATTAGATTTATTTGCTTATCATATAGAAAATGTTACAGGCAGTTTTTTAAAAAGTTATAAATTATTTAAAGAATTAATTATAACAATATAA
- a CDS encoding c-type cytochrome: MNKSIMKFTFAVLLIAASSNVAMAQENEDGRRYGNFCSSCHGTAGAAVSDAIPSIGGQHKDFLISSMMDMKPAIVDGKEQAPKRYSTLMQIFFKGYSEDEIKAMADWYSSRPWVPTNYPLNQELVNKGKASANLSTCTECHTTNGNKPDDTGIPRIDGQNPTYLYHALLEYKNDKRNAEGRAPEMDVVKDISDEELRALAEYFSSLK; encoded by the coding sequence ATGAACAAAAGCATTATGAAGTTTACATTTGCTGTTTTGCTGATTGCAGCTTCATCAAATGTAGCAATGGCACAAGAAAACGAAGATGGCCGAAGATATGGCAATTTCTGTTCTTCATGCCATGGAACAGCTGGGGCTGCAGTAAGTGATGCTATTCCATCAATTGGTGGACAACACAAAGACTTTCTTATATCATCTATGATGGATATGAAACCAGCAATAGTGGATGGAAAAGAACAGGCACCAAAAAGATACTCTACACTTATGCAGATATTTTTCAAAGGCTATTCTGAAGATGAAATCAAAGCAATGGCTGACTGGTATTCCAGCAGACCATGGGTTCCTACTAACTACCCTTTAAATCAAGAACTTGTTAATAAAGGCAAAGCAAGTGCAAACTTATCAACATGCACAGAATGTCATACAACAAATGGTAATAAACCTGATGATACTGGTATTCCTAGAATTGATGGTCAAAATCCTACATACTTATATCATGCATTACTTGAATATAAAAACGACAAAAGAAATGCAGAAGGCAGAGCTCCTGAAATGGATGTTGTAAAAGATATTAGTGATGAAGAATTAAGAGCATTAGCTGAATATTTTTCTTCACTTAAATAA